Genomic DNA from Geoalkalibacter sp.:
ATCAGCGACAACCAACTGCATGAGCAGCGCACCGTCGGCCTCGCGTTGGATTTGCTGGCACGGATGCCAGAGCTCCCGGCTGACCCAGCGAGCCCGGTGGGGACTGAAACGCAAGGTCACGGTTTGCAGATCTTCGCCTTGAAAGATGCCGAAGGCACCCTGGATTCTGGACTGCCACTGCTCCATGGGTCGTGGGGAAAAGGCATGTTCGGTCAAACTTAGATGCTCGATGTGATTTTTCACGACCATTCCCCCACCTGAGCTCCTGATTTTTCAGGAGCATTCCTCCACCCCGTTTTCAAGAGCATTCCCCCACCTCAGGCAGAATTTTTCACGGGCATTCCCCCACCCCTGAGATTATCGGCACGGC
This window encodes:
- a CDS encoding helix-turn-helix transcriptional regulator, with protein sequence MKNHIEHLSLTEHAFSPRPMEQWQSRIQGAFGIFQGEDLQTVTLRFSPHRARWVSRELWHPCQQIQREADGALLMQLVVADFREIKLRILQYGAEVEVLEPAELRAEIRDEIARLASLYEKS